A genomic region of Dreissena polymorpha isolate Duluth1 chromosome 4, UMN_Dpol_1.0, whole genome shotgun sequence contains the following coding sequences:
- the LOC127876027 gene encoding kyphoscoliosis peptidase-like isoform X4, translating into MRNYTIYLRSGPPPAFRMMNAYNMDSTAPPILFHAACRRKEKEFWETVKTHLTYKGYYDKFPTPRLLREAMDEYRSIHLEPPLDATGKPLPYPAMTSKADIIDREAIETIDAHALGAPRVLAYEDMYKLVKYLTGECNNDVERLRAIFRWIASQNLKQWHDEVSFNRDSAAYYLARIRAKKANHNQLLQRMCSLANIYCVKIRGYVKGVDYGLGQELTECDSTWTAVLVDGAWRLLDVYWATCHRVHSGDSSWELIDDGQSDVSSLASMSSTPRGRLNISKTEYAYNDYYFLTDPEQFIYSHFPVDEKWQLLARPITLEEAKKMALLKRNFFSIGMDIVSHPRYIIECDAGEEQVTFSTPQDVKVNYKYELYVESDSDSAEELHNMSLDRYVFLEKVTKENLLNVKMRFPAAGKFKLKILAKEQEERSFYYTVTYIIDVLAPMENCRPLPKNERGEWGPGLDTQELGLEPITHDTGEVPAEDGKAEVRFGLTKPVEFKHKLVTGDDKELPHSVLQRVENQEAIFNIRVPEEGEYAFNLYAKEEGQSGEFPNVCSYLLKCEEEPEDKASFPDVGGDKLGPTDAFRQFGMQNISIMPALMLAPITGEVTLQFKLSRPAVFIPELLLHNNDGNKTDFSEYTMWDIVNGVATFYITIPRVGMYSLAIRAKPTVQSENFTPIFHSIIDAIIPKKQCLPCPQQSIDWPSDCHVVKPLTGVLAARELIHFEIEFPRAYELVATSGNGSKLLKKNAQGIWEGEVLSGNEDSVVTISVRHSDVDDSHYILTYKVIERDEIVGERLRQLDRYKDAVRRAEAFRDAGKLPKNFDWSKLEDIDEEDLEELENTKSTQTVLTLLSADLQLTSQYLYYGE; encoded by the exons ATCCGGTCCACCTCCCGCTTTCAGGATGATGAACGCATACAACATGGACTCCACCGCGCCACCTATCTTGTTCCACGCGGCGTGTCGCAGGAAGGAAAAAGAATTCTGGGAAACGGTTAAAACGCACCTCACATACAAAG GTTACTACGACAAGTTCCCGACGCCCCGGCTGTTGCGGGAGGCGATGGACGAGTACCGCAGTATACACCTGGAGCCGCCCCTTGACGCCACCGGCAAGCCCCTTCCCTACCCGGCAATGACCTCCAAAGCGGACATCATCGACCGAGAGGCCATCGAGACCATTGACGCCCACGCGCTCGGG GCGCCCCGCGTGCTCGCGTACGAGGACATGTACAAGCTGGTGAAGTACCTGACGGGCGAGTGTAACAACGACGTGGAGAGGCTGAGGGCCATCTTCCGCTGGATCGCCTCGCAGAACCTCAAACAGTGGCACGACGAGGTCTCCTTCAACAG GGATTCTGCGGCTTACTATCTGGCGCGTATCCGGGCCAAGAAGGCGAACCACAATCAGCTGCTGCAGAGGATGTGCAG CCTCGCCAACATCTACTGCGTGAAGATCAGAGGCTACGTCAAGGGTGTGGACTATGGTCTCGGACAGGAGCTCACCGAGTGCGACTCCACGTGGACGGCGGTGCTGGTGGACGGCGCCTGGCGGCTCCTCGACGTCTACTGGGCCACGTGCCACCGCGTGCACTCCGGGGACAGCTCATGGGAGCTCATCGACGACGGCCAGAGCGACGTCTCCTCCCTGGCGTCGATGTCGTCCACTCCGCGGGGGCGGCTGAACATCTCGAAGACTGAATACGcgtataatgattattatttcctGACTG ATCCAGAGCAGTTCATCTATTCCCATTTCCCAGTCGACGAAAAATGGCAGCTCCTGGCAAGACCTATCACCCTGGAGGAGGCGAAGAAAATGGCACTCCTAAAGCGCAACTTTTTTAGCATCGGCATGGACATCGTCTCCCACCCTCGCTACATCATCGAGTGCGACGCGGGCGAGGAGCAGGTGACCTTCTCAACGCCACAGGACGTCAAGGTCAACTACAAGTACGAACTGTACGTGGAGTCGGACAGCGACAGCGCCGAGGAGCTGCACAATATGAGCCTGGATCGGTACGTCTTCTTGGAGAAGGTCACCAAGGAGAATCTCTTGAACGTCAAGATGAGGTTCCCGGCGGCTGGGAAGTTTAAGCTTAAAATTCTGGCCAAAGAACAAGAAGAGCGGTCCTTCTACTATACGGTGACCTACATCATTGATGTCCTGGCTCCAATGGAGAACTGCAGACCACTGCCGAAGAACGAGCGAGGCGAATGGGGCCCAGGTTTGGACACCCAGGAGTTAGGATTGGAACCGATCACCCATGATACAGGAGAAGTGCCAGCGGAAGACGGTAAGGCCGAAGTTCGCTTTGGTTTGACAAAGCCTGTCGAATTCAAACACAAACTCGTCACCGGCGATGACAAAGAACTGCCACATAGTGTACTCCAGAGAGTTGAAAACCAAGAGGCCATTTTCAATATCCGCGTTCCAGAGGAGGGTGAATATGCCTTTAACCTTTATGCCAAAGAGGAAGGTCAATCGGGAGAATTTCCAAACGTGTGTAGCTACCTACTGAAGTGTGAAGAAGAACCCGAAGACAAAGCTTCATTCCCTGATGTTGGAGGCGACAAACTAGGGCCCACTGACGCATTCAGGCAGTTCGGAATGCAGAACATATCCATAATGCCCGCGCTCATGCTCGCTCCAATCACCGGCGAGGTCACGCTGCAATTTAAACTCTCGCGCCCGGCCGTGTTTATCCCAGAACTTCTCTTACATAATAACGACGGAAACAAAACGGACTTCTCCGAGTACACGATGTGGGACATTGTAAACGGCGTCGCCACTTTCTACATCACCATTCCCCGAGTGGGGATGTACAGCCTCGCTATTCGAGCAAAGCCAACCGTTCAATCAGAAAACTTCACACCGATCTTCCACTCCATCATCGACGCCATCATCCCGAAGAAGCAGTGCCTCCCGTGTCCCCAGCAGTCCATCGACTGGCCGTCCGACTGTCACGTGGTCAAACCCTTGACGGGAGTCCTTGCCGCTCGCGAACTCATCCACTTTGAGATTGAGTTCCCACGGGCATATGAATTAGTTGCTACCAGCGGTAACGGCTCGAAGCTCCTCAAGAAGAACGCCCAGGGTATCTGGGAAGGGGAGGTGTTGTCTGGCAACGAGGACTCAGTGGTAACCATCTCCGTCCGGCATAGTGACGTCGATGACTCCCATTACATCTTGACATACAAG GTGATTGAAAGGGACGAAATCGTGGGAGAACGCTTACGTCAGCTGGACCGCTACAAGGACGCCGTGAGGAGGGCGGAGGCCTTTAGAGACGCCGGGAAACTGCCGAAGAATTTTGACTGGTCCAAGTTGGAGGACATCGACGAAGAAGATCTCGAAGAACTG